The Pantoea sp. Aalb genomic interval AGGTAAATTTATCGGTAAATCAGCAAAAAATGCACGTCGTCGTACACTTATTAATCTTTTTTATTGTCTACCTGAATTAAGTGAAATACAACGTGAAGAAGTTACGGATCGAATGTTTTCAACCGTTCCTCAAGCAATAGTAATGATGACAGAATTAGGAATGCGTAATCCAGCACGCTTACGTCAACGAGTAGATTGGTATGGACGCGAGATTATCGATGAACTCCAAGCTAAAAAAGAAAATATTATTTTTCTTGTACCACATAGTTGGTGTTTAGATATGCCAGCAATGTTACTAGCATCTGAAGGGCATATGATAGCAGCTATGTTTCATAATCAAAGCGATTTACTTATGGATTATATGTGGAATACTATACGTCGTCGTTTTGGTGGTCGTATACATTCGCGTAATGATGGAATCAAACCATTTATTAGTTCGGTTCGTCAAGGTTACTATGGTTATTATCTTCCAGATCAAGATCACGGAGCTAAAAATAGTGAATTCGTAGATTTTTTTGCCACGTATAAAGCTACTATGCCTGTTTTAGGAAGATTAATG includes:
- the lpxM gene encoding lauroyl-Kdo(2)-lipid IV(A) myristoyltransferase (LpxM is lauroyl-Kdo(2)-lipid IV(A) myristoyltransferase, an enzyme characterized in Escherichia coli and involved in biosynthesis of the form of lipid A found in that species and some closely related species.) is translated as MLFFKGIIVINKNKHNTGFIPVFHSSFLKPKYWRSWLVIGILISMAMLPVKMRDPILSRLGKFIGKSAKNARRRTLINLFYCLPELSEIQREEVTDRMFSTVPQAIVMMTELGMRNPARLRQRVDWYGREIIDELQAKKENIIFLVPHSWCLDMPAMLLASEGHMIAAMFHNQSDLLMDYMWNTIRRRFGGRIHSRNDGIKPFISSVRQGYYGYYLPDQDHGAKNSEFVDFFATYKATMPVLGRLMKVCQARVVPLFSVYNSATHRLEIYLRQPMDDLINASNKTLARRMNEEVEILVRPHLEQYTWSLKLLKTRKEGEIEPYIRKDIYP